In Arachis stenosperma cultivar V10309 chromosome 1, arast.V10309.gnm1.PFL2, whole genome shotgun sequence, one DNA window encodes the following:
- the LOC130970991 gene encoding calcium permeable stress-gated cation channel 1-like translates to MATLSDIALAAAINILSAFIFFVAFAILRLQPFNDRVYFPKWYLKGLRTDPVHGGTLMRKFVNLDWKSYVRFLNWMPAAIRMPELELIDHAGLDSVVYLRIYLIGLKIFVPIAFLAWAVLVPVNWTSDGLANSKLKNLTSSDIDRISISNVQSGSQRFWAHIVIAYAFTFLTCFVLLKEYEKVAAMRLHFLASEKRRADQFTVLVRNIPPDPDESVGELVEHFFLVNHPDTYLTHQVVYNANTLAKLVKKKKKLQNWLVYYQNKLERTSQRPEIKTGFLGLCGAKVDAIDHHNAEIDRLSKEIALERDKVTNDPKSTMPAAFVSFKSRWGAAVCAQTQQTRNPTSWLTDWAPEPRDVYWSNLAIPYVSLTIRRLIMAVAFFFLTFFFMIPIAFVQTLASLDGIRKSAPWLEPIISVPFIKSFIQGFLPGIALKLFLIFLPTILMIMAKFEGFGSISSLERRAAARYYIFNFVNIFLGNLLTGTAFQQLDTFLHQSANEYPITIGTAIPLKASFFISYIMVDGWAGIAAEVLMLKPLIIYHLKNFFLVKTEKDREEAMDAGSIGFNTGEPRIQLYFLLGLVYAPVTPTVLPFIIVFFGLAYVVFRHQIINVYNQEYESGAAFWPDVHVRIVIALIISQIVLMGLLTTKKAAQSTPFLIALPILTIWFHRYCKGRFESAFVKYPLQEAMMKDTLERATEPNLNLKAYLQNAYVHPVFKASLDEDDDEDGDSQKWETESVPVPTKRQSRRGTPVPSKISVSGASSPSLPERQSRRSTPVPSKISVSGASSPSLPDSSFRSPPEP, encoded by the exons ATGGCTACACTTTCTGATATTGCGCTAGCAGCTGCCATAAACATTTTGAGTgcatttattttctttgttgcCTTTGCTATTCTGAGGCTTCAACCTTTTAATGATCGAGTATACTTCCCAAAATGGTATCTGAAGGGGTTAAGAACAGATCCCGTACACGGAGGAACTTTAATGCGCAAGTTCGTCAATTTAGATTGGAAATCATACGTTAGGTTCTTGAATTGGATGCCAGCTGCAATTAGAATGCCAGAATTGGAGCTCATTGATCATGCTGGATTGGACTCTGTTGTTTACTTGCGGATATACTTGATAGG GCTTAAAATCTTTGTTCCAATAGCATTCTTGGCATGGGCGGTTCTGGTTCCTGTGAATTGGACAAGTGACGGGCTAGCAAATTCGAAGCTAAAAAACTTAACTTCTAGTGACATTGACAGAATCTCAATTTCAAATGTCCAAAGCGGATCTCAAAG GTTTTGGGCACACATAGTAATTGCTTATGCATTTACCTTCTTGACATGCTTTGTTTTGCTAAAGGAGTATGAAAAAGTTGCCGCAATGAGACTGCATTTTCTTGCATCCGAAAAACGTCGTGCCGATCAATTCACG GTGCTTGTCCGAAATATTCCACCAGATCCTGATGAATCTGTTGGTGAGCTTGTGGAGCACTTTTTTCTAGTTAATCATCCAGATACCTATCTCACTCACCAG GTTGTTTACAATGCCAACACGCTAGCAAAGTTGgttaagaagaagaagaagttgcaGAATTGGCTTGTTTATTATCAGAATAAACTTGAAAGAACTTCACAAAGGCCTGAAATTAAG ACTGGTTTCCTTGGCCTTTGTGGAGCAAAAGTGGATGCTATTGATCATCACAATGCTGAAATTGATAGGCTTTCAAAAGAA ATAGCTTTGGAGAGGGATAAGGTCACTAATGACCCCAAATCTACCATGCCTGCTGCGTTTGTCTCATTTAAATCTCGGTGGGGTGCGGCAGTTTGTGCACAAACTCAACAAACCAGAAACCCAACAAGTTGGTTGACTGACTGGGCTCCAGAACCACGGGATGTCTATTGGTCAAACTTGGCAATTCCATATGTTTCTCTCACTATCAGGAGGCTAATCATGGCTGTTGCATTCTTTTTTCTCACTTTCTTTTTTATGATTCCCATTGCATTTGTACAAACTCTAGCAAGTCTTGATGGAATTCGGAAATCAGCACCGTGGCTGGAGccgatcattagtgt CCCTTTTATTAAATCATTCATTCAAGGTTTTCTACCTGGGATTGCATTGAAGCTGTTTCTCATCTTTTTGCCAACAATATTGATGATCATGGCAAAATTTGAAGGATTTGGATCAATATCATCACTAGAGAGGAGAGCAGCTGCTAGATATTATATCTTCAATTTTGTAAATATATTTCTGGGGAACTTACTTACTGGAACAGCATTTCAACAGCTGGACACCTTCCTTCATCAGTCAGCCAATGA ATATCCTATAACAATCGGCACTGCAATTCCCTTAAAAGCAAGTTTCTTCATTAGTTACATAATGGTTGATGGATGGGCTGGGATAGCTGCAGAGGTTTTGATGTTGAAACCACTTATcatatatcatttaaaaaatttcttcCTGGTGAAGACAGAAAAGGACAGGGAAGAGGCCATGGATGCTGGAAGTATTGGTTTCAACACTGGAGAGCCTCGTATACAACTGTACTTTTTGTTGGGTCTAGTCTATGCTCCAGTGACCCCTACTGTTCTTCCTTTCATAATAGTTTTCTTTGGTCTGGCCTATGTTGTGTTTCGTCATCAG ATAATTAATGTTTATAATCAAGAGTATGAGAGTGGCGCAGCATTCTGGCCTGATGTCCATGTTCGAATCGTGATTGCATTGATAATCTCACAGATAGTTCTAATGGGACTTCTGACCACCAAAAAGGCTGCTCAATCAACTCCCTTTCTCATTGCACTACCAATATTGACCATATGGTTCCATAGATACTGCAAAGGCCGTTTCGAATCTGCATTTGTTAAATATCCCTTACAG GAAGCAATGATGAAAGACACATTAGAACGAGCAACAGAACCAAACCTAAACCTGAAAGCATACCTCCAGAATGCATATGTTCACCCGGTTTTCAAGGCGAGCCTTGACGAGGATGACGACGAAGATGGAGACAGTCAGAAATGGGAAACTGAGAGTGTTCCTGTGCCGACAAAACGCCAATCTCGAAGGGGTACACCTGTGCCCAGCAAAATTAGTGTTAGTGGTGCATCCTCTCCCTCTCTGCCTGAACGCCAGTCTAGAAGGAGCACACCTGTGCCCAGCAAAATTAGTGTTAGTGGTGCATCATCTCCCTCTCTGCCTGATTCCTCATTTCGCAGCCCTCCAGAGCCTTAA
- the LOC130934060 gene encoding probable pectate lyase 16, with amino-acid sequence MATLTFLLVSSILLTFVNAYSTYNTTQIFSNYIHNPPKNKPFLNTIDSCRRAQTNWASNPHALADCAIGFGQGAIGGKHGNLYIVTDPSDDAVNPAKGTLRYGAIQMEPLWIMFEKDMVIRLENELIVNSYKTIDGRGAKVEISNGPCITIQGVSNVIIHGISIHDCQPGTVGLVRSSPDHVGHRRGSDGDAISIFSSSNIWVDHCFFARSADGLIDIIHASTSITISNNYFTQHDKVMLLGHNDEYTADKIMKVTIAFNRFASGLTERMPRVRFGYAHVVNNQYDEWKMYAIGGSSNPTILSEGNVYIAPNNDNAKQITKREAKQNWKNWKWRSSKDVFVNGAYFVPSGYGNCAPNYSNTQSFSAVRAYMVPTITLNAGPLSCVVGRAC; translated from the exons ATGGCCACCTTAACCTTCCTCTTAGTTTCTTCAATCCTCTTAACCTTTGTTAATGCATATTCAACATACAACACAACCCAAATTTTCTCAAACTATATCCACAACCCTCCCAAGAATAAACCATTCCTCAACACCATAGACTCTTGCCGCCGAGCCCAAACAAACTGGGCCTCCAATCCACACGCCTTGGCCGATTGCGCTATTGGTTTCGGCCAAGGCGCCATTGGAGGCAAACATGGCAACTTATACATTGTAACCGATCCTTCAGATGATGCTGTGAATCCAGCAAAAGGCACGCTTCGTTATGGTGCAATTCAAATGGAGCCACTATGGATAATGTTCGAGAAAGACATGGTTATTAGGCTTGAGAATGAGCTCATAGTGAATAGCTACAAGACCATTGATGGAAGAGGAGCCAAAGTTGAGATATCAAACGGGCCATGCATTACAATACAAGGTGTTAGCAACGTGATTATTCATGGCATTAGCATCCATGATTGTCAACCGGGTACGGTTGGCCTCGTCAGAAGTAGCCCTGACCATGTTGGCCACCGTCGAGGCTCCGACGGCGACGCCATCAGCATATTTTCATCATCCAATATTTGGGTTGATCATTGCTTCTTCGCACGTTCTGCTGATGGCTTAATTGATATTATTCATGCTTCAACTTCCATTACCATTTCTAACAATTATTTCACCCAGCATGACAAA GTTATGCTATTAGGACACAATGATGAATACACGGCAGATAAAATAATGAAAGTAACAATAGCCTTCAACCGGTTTGCTAGTGGCCTAACTGAAAGAATGCCAAG GGTAAGATTTGGTTACGCCCATGTGGTCAACAACCAATATGATGAGTGGAAAATGTATGCTATAGGAGGGAGTTCTAATCCAACCATTTTAAGCGAAGGGAACGTTTATATAGCACCAAATAACGATAACGCAAAACAG ATTACAAAGAGAGAAGCGAAGCAAAACTGGAAGAACTGGAAATGGAGATCTTCCAAGGATGTATTCGTGAATGGTGCATATTTTGTACCATCTGGATATGGGAATTGTGCCCCAAATTATTCAAATACTCAATCTTTTAGTGCTGTCCGAGCGTACATGGTGCCAACAATAACTCTCAATGCAGGTCCCTTAAGTTGTGTTGTTGGCCGAGCATGTTAA
- the LOC130934067 gene encoding stigma-specific STIG1-like protein 1: MKLFNALFMLSAATIALAIVTSSLADASSKIEEESESSLRGSSRFLAPHYSTCNKYPSVCRMKNSPGPDCCKKKCVNVKSDRFNCGMCGYRCKYTEVCCKGKCVNIYYDKRNCGGCYKKCRKGEYCAYGMCNYA; this comes from the coding sequence ATGAAGCTCTTCAATGCATTATTTATGCTCTCTGCAGCTACAATAGCATTGGCCATAGTTACATCTTCTTTGGCTGATGCATCATCTAAAATTGAAGAAGAGAGTGAATCATCTTTAAGGGGATCCAGCCGGTTCCTTGCGCCACACTACTCGACATGCAACAAGTATCCAAGTGTTTGCAGGATGAAGAACAGCCCTGGCCCTGACTGCTGCAAGAAGAAATGTGTGAATGTGAAGAGTGACCGTTTCAACTGTGGAATGTGTGGATATAGGTGCAAGTACACTGAGGTTTGCTGCAAGGGCAAATGTGTCAATATATATTATGACAAAAGAAACTGTGGTGGTTGCTACAAGAAGTGCAGGAAGGGAGAGTATTGTGCTTATGGAATGTGCAACTATGCATAA
- the LOC130970965 gene encoding leucine--tRNA ligase, chloroplastic/mitochondrial isoform X2 — MLHSHLHLHLHLPSSYSTPFLFPYHSPTFPFATSRRNSYSLRFRSTSFNHGRTIIRNETELQLQNQQVNRAYPFHEIEPKWQRYWEQNRTFRTPDDDIDTSKPKYYVLDMFPYPSGAGLHVGHPLGYTATDILARYKRMKAYNVLHPMGWDAFGLPAEQYAIQTGTHPKLTTARNIDRFRSQLKSLGFSYDWDREISTIEPDYYKWTQWIFLQLYKRGLAYQAEVPVNWCPALGTVLANEEVVDGVSERGGHPVIRKPMRQWMLKITAYADRLLEDLDGLDWPESVKEMQRNWIGRSEGAEMEFCVLDSDGKERDVKIIVYTTRPDTIFGATYLVVAPEYPLLSSLVSTAQSKHVEDYVELASRKSDLERTELQKEKTGVFTGCYAKNPANGEAIPIWVADYVLGSYGTGAIMAVPAHDSRDYEFALKYDIPVNWVVMPNDKSINESGKAFPGEGVIINSSNSFVGLDINGLSSKEAALEVIEWAEKSGNGKQKVNYKLRDWLFARQRYWGEPIPVVILDDSGETVPLNENELPLILPELDNFSPTGTGEPPLSKAVSWVKTTDSLSGRPATRETNTMPQWAGSCWYYLRFMDPTNSKELVDKTKERYWGPVDVYVGGAEHAVLHLLYARFWHKVLYDIGVVSTKEPFQCVINQGIILGEVQYMAYRDQDGNLISADVVDISNEHNLEKITEEKVMKSGDSFVLKENPDIRLVARAYKMSKSRGNVVNPDDVIAEYGADSLRLYEMFMGPLRDSKTWSTSGIEGVYRFLGRTWRLIVGSPLSDGTFKERTISVDEEPTIDQLRTLHKCIAKVTEEIEGTRFNTGISAMMEFLNAAYKWDKHPRSIIEAFVLLLSPYAPHMAEELWSRLGHTKSLAYEPFPEANPAYLKDSTIVLPVQINGKTRGTIQVEETCSEEEAFGLACRDEKLSKYLDGQSVRKRIYVPGKILNVVLDRKNTKVAVQ; from the exons ATGCTACACtctcatcttcatcttcatctccACTTGCCTTCATCGTACTCCACTCCATTCCTTTTCCCTTATCACTCTCCAACATTCCCCTTCGCCACATCAAGAAGAAATTCTTACTCTCTCAGATTCCGCAGCACAAGCTTCAATCATGGCCGCACCATCATCAGGAACGAAACCGAGCTGCAGCTGCAAAACCAGCAAGTAAACAGAGCTTACCCTTTCCACGAAATCGAGCCCAAGTGGCAGCGCTATTGGGAGCAGAATCGCACTTTTCGAACCCCCGATGACGACATTGACACCTCCAAGCCCAAATATTACGTTCTCGACATGTTCCCTTACCCCAG TGGAGCGGGGCTACACGTTGGGCATCCTCTGGGGTACACCGCCACCGACATTCTTGCAAGGTATAAACGGATGAAGGCTTATAATGTGTTGCATCCAATGGGTTGGGATGCGTTTGGACTTCCTGCTGAACAATATGCTATTCAG ACGGGAACTCATCCGAAGCTCACTACAGCTCGGAATATCGATCGCTTTCGTTCTCAG TTAAAATCATTAGGCTTCTCTTATGACTGGGATCGTGAAATATCTACCATAGAACCTGACTATTACAAATGGACTCAATGGATCTTTCTACAACTTTATAAGAGAGGACTGGCATATCAG GCTGAAGTTCCAGTTAATTGGTGTCCCGCGCTTGGCACTGTGTTGGCCAATGAGGAGGTGGTTGATGGTGTCAGTGAACGGGGTGGTCATCCTGTAATAAGAAAG CCGATGAGGCAATGGATGCTCAAGATCACTGCATATGCTGACCGTCTTCTTGAGGATTTAGATGGCCTTGACTGGCCAGAAAGTGTCAAAGAAATGCAGAGAAATTGGATAGGGAGGTCAGAAGGGGCTGAGATGGAATTTTGTGTCCTTGACAGTGATGGAAAGGAGAGAGATGTAAAGATTATTGTGTATACTACAAGGCCTGACACGATCTTTGGAGCAAC CTACTTAGTTGTCGCCCCAGAGTACCCATTATTGTCATCATTGGTTTCCACTGCCCAGAGCAAACAT GTGGAGGATTATGTAGAACTTGCCTCAAGGAAGAGTGACCTCGAAAGGACTGAGCTTCAGAAGGAAAAGACTGGTGTCTTCACTGGTTGTTATGCAAAAAATCCTGCAAATGGGGAAGCTATTCCAATATGGGTGGCAGATTATGTTTTGGGAAG TTATGGAACAGGAGCTATCATGGCGGTGCCTGCACACGACTCTCGTGATTATGAATTTGCTTTGAAATATGACATTCCTGTTAATTGGGTTGTGATGCCCAATGACAAAAGTATCAATGAATCTGGAAAGGCTTTCCCAGGTGAAGGTGTCATAATAAATTCATCAAATTCATTTGTGGGGCTTGACATAAATGGCTTGTCTAGCAAAGAAGCTGCTCTAGAAGTCATTGAATGGGCTGAAAAAAGTGGAAATGGAAAGCAGAAG GTGAACTACAAGTTAAGGGATTGGCTTTTTGCTCGACAACGCTACTGGGGTGAACCCATCCCTGTTGTCATATTGGATGACAGTGGTGAGACTGTCCCACTGAATGAGAATGAACTTCCCCTTATACTACCTGAATTGGATAATTTTTCTCCCACTGGAACAGGGGAGCCTCCACTGTCCAAGGCAGTGTCTTGG gtTAAAACCACAGATAGTTTATCCGGAAGACCAGCCACTCGGGAAACAAATACCATGCCACAGTGGGCTGGTTCATGCTG GTATTATTTGAGATTTATGGACCCAACAAATTCCAAAGAGTTGGTTGATAAGACCAAAGAAAG ATACTGGGGCCCTGTTGATGTGTACGTTGGGGGTGCCGAGCATGCGGTTCTCCATTTACTATATGCCAGATTCTGGCACAAG GTCCTCTATGACATTGGTGTTGTATCCACCAAGGAGCCCTTCCAATGTGTCATTAACCAGGGTATTATCCTTGGGGAG GTTCAATATATGGCTTATAGGGATCAAGATGGCAATCTGATATCTGCTGATGTTGTTGATATTTCAAATGAACATAATCTAGAAAAAATTACAGAGGAAAAG GTCATGAAATCTGGGGATTCTTTTGTCCTGAAAGAAAATCCTGACATACGATTAGTTGCTCGCGCTTACAAAATGAGTAAAAGTAGGGGAAACGTTGTTAACCCTGATGATGTTATTGCAGAGTACGGTGCAGATTCTCTTCGTTTATATGAAATGTTCATGGGACCATTGAG AGACTCAAAAACATGGAGTACTAGCGGCATTGAAGGTGTATATCGGTTTTTAGGAAGAACTTGGAGGCTGATTGTTGGTTCACCGTTGTCGGATGGAACATTTAAGGAAAGAACCATATCAGTTGATGAGGAGCCTACCATAGACCAACTTCGTACTCTTCATAAATGCATTGCTAAG GTGACAGAGGAAATTGAAGGCACAAGGTTCAACACCGGAATTTCGGCAATGATGGAGTTCCTTAATGCGGCATATAAG TGGGATAAACATCCAAGGTCAATCATTGAGGCATTTGTTTTACTGCTTTCACCCTATGCACCGCACATGGCCGAGGAGCTGTGGTCTAGGCTTGGCCACACAAAATCCTTAGCCTATGAGCCTTTCCCTGAG GCAAATCCTGCTTACCTGAAGGACTCAACGATAGTACTACCGGTTCAGATTAATGGCAAGACGAGGGGTACCATTCAAGTGGAAGAAACATGTTCAGAGGAGGAAGCTTTTGGGTTAGCATGTAGGGATGAAAAGCTATCCAAGTATTTAGATGGTCAATCTGTTAGAAAAAGAATATACGTTCCTGGCAAGATATTGAACGTTGTTTTGGACCGGAAAAACACAAAGGTTGCTGTCCAGTAG
- the LOC130970965 gene encoding leucine--tRNA ligase, chloroplastic/mitochondrial isoform X1, protein MLHSHLHLHLHLPSSYSTPFLFPYHSPTFPFATSRRNSYSLRFRSTSFNHGRTIIRNETELQLQNQQVNRAYPFHEIEPKWQRYWEQNRTFRTPDDDIDTSKPKYYVLDMFPYPSGAGLHVGHPLGYTATDILARYKRMKAYNVLHPMGWDAFGLPAEQYAIQTGTHPKLTTARNIDRFRSQLKSLGFSYDWDREISTIEPDYYKWTQWIFLQLYKRGLAYQAEVPVNWCPALGTVLANEEVVDGVSERGGHPVIRKPMRQWMLKITAYADRLLEDLDGLDWPESVKEMQRNWIGRSEGAEMEFCVLDSDGKERDVKIIVYTTRPDTIFGATYLVVAPEYPLLSSLVSTAQSKHVEDYVELASRKSDLERTELQKEKTGVFTGCYAKNPANGEAIPIWVADYVLGSYGTGAIMAVPAHDSRDYEFALKYDIPVNWVVMPNDKSINESGKAFPGEGVIINSSNSFVGLDINGLSSKEAALEVIEWAEKSGNGKQKVNYKLRDWLFARQRYWGEPIPVVILDDSGETVPLNENELPLILPELDNFSPTGTGEPPLSKAVSWVKTTDSLSGRPATRETNTMPQWAGSCWYYLRFMDPTNSKELVDKTKERYWGPVDVYVGGAEHAVLHLLYARFWHKVLYDIGVVSTKEPFQCVINQGIILGEVQYMAYRDQDGNLISADVVDISNEHNLEKITEEKVMKSGDSFVLKENPDIRLVARAYKMSKSRGNVVNPDDVIAEYGADSLRLYEMFMGPLRDSKTWSTSGIEGVYRFLGRTWRLIVGSPLSDGTFKERTISVDEEPTIDQLRTLHKCIAKVTEEIEGTRFNTGISAMMEFLNAAYKAFVFLALYFQWDKHPRSIIEAFVLLLSPYAPHMAEELWSRLGHTKSLAYEPFPEANPAYLKDSTIVLPVQINGKTRGTIQVEETCSEEEAFGLACRDEKLSKYLDGQSVRKRIYVPGKILNVVLDRKNTKVAVQ, encoded by the exons ATGCTACACtctcatcttcatcttcatctccACTTGCCTTCATCGTACTCCACTCCATTCCTTTTCCCTTATCACTCTCCAACATTCCCCTTCGCCACATCAAGAAGAAATTCTTACTCTCTCAGATTCCGCAGCACAAGCTTCAATCATGGCCGCACCATCATCAGGAACGAAACCGAGCTGCAGCTGCAAAACCAGCAAGTAAACAGAGCTTACCCTTTCCACGAAATCGAGCCCAAGTGGCAGCGCTATTGGGAGCAGAATCGCACTTTTCGAACCCCCGATGACGACATTGACACCTCCAAGCCCAAATATTACGTTCTCGACATGTTCCCTTACCCCAG TGGAGCGGGGCTACACGTTGGGCATCCTCTGGGGTACACCGCCACCGACATTCTTGCAAGGTATAAACGGATGAAGGCTTATAATGTGTTGCATCCAATGGGTTGGGATGCGTTTGGACTTCCTGCTGAACAATATGCTATTCAG ACGGGAACTCATCCGAAGCTCACTACAGCTCGGAATATCGATCGCTTTCGTTCTCAG TTAAAATCATTAGGCTTCTCTTATGACTGGGATCGTGAAATATCTACCATAGAACCTGACTATTACAAATGGACTCAATGGATCTTTCTACAACTTTATAAGAGAGGACTGGCATATCAG GCTGAAGTTCCAGTTAATTGGTGTCCCGCGCTTGGCACTGTGTTGGCCAATGAGGAGGTGGTTGATGGTGTCAGTGAACGGGGTGGTCATCCTGTAATAAGAAAG CCGATGAGGCAATGGATGCTCAAGATCACTGCATATGCTGACCGTCTTCTTGAGGATTTAGATGGCCTTGACTGGCCAGAAAGTGTCAAAGAAATGCAGAGAAATTGGATAGGGAGGTCAGAAGGGGCTGAGATGGAATTTTGTGTCCTTGACAGTGATGGAAAGGAGAGAGATGTAAAGATTATTGTGTATACTACAAGGCCTGACACGATCTTTGGAGCAAC CTACTTAGTTGTCGCCCCAGAGTACCCATTATTGTCATCATTGGTTTCCACTGCCCAGAGCAAACAT GTGGAGGATTATGTAGAACTTGCCTCAAGGAAGAGTGACCTCGAAAGGACTGAGCTTCAGAAGGAAAAGACTGGTGTCTTCACTGGTTGTTATGCAAAAAATCCTGCAAATGGGGAAGCTATTCCAATATGGGTGGCAGATTATGTTTTGGGAAG TTATGGAACAGGAGCTATCATGGCGGTGCCTGCACACGACTCTCGTGATTATGAATTTGCTTTGAAATATGACATTCCTGTTAATTGGGTTGTGATGCCCAATGACAAAAGTATCAATGAATCTGGAAAGGCTTTCCCAGGTGAAGGTGTCATAATAAATTCATCAAATTCATTTGTGGGGCTTGACATAAATGGCTTGTCTAGCAAAGAAGCTGCTCTAGAAGTCATTGAATGGGCTGAAAAAAGTGGAAATGGAAAGCAGAAG GTGAACTACAAGTTAAGGGATTGGCTTTTTGCTCGACAACGCTACTGGGGTGAACCCATCCCTGTTGTCATATTGGATGACAGTGGTGAGACTGTCCCACTGAATGAGAATGAACTTCCCCTTATACTACCTGAATTGGATAATTTTTCTCCCACTGGAACAGGGGAGCCTCCACTGTCCAAGGCAGTGTCTTGG gtTAAAACCACAGATAGTTTATCCGGAAGACCAGCCACTCGGGAAACAAATACCATGCCACAGTGGGCTGGTTCATGCTG GTATTATTTGAGATTTATGGACCCAACAAATTCCAAAGAGTTGGTTGATAAGACCAAAGAAAG ATACTGGGGCCCTGTTGATGTGTACGTTGGGGGTGCCGAGCATGCGGTTCTCCATTTACTATATGCCAGATTCTGGCACAAG GTCCTCTATGACATTGGTGTTGTATCCACCAAGGAGCCCTTCCAATGTGTCATTAACCAGGGTATTATCCTTGGGGAG GTTCAATATATGGCTTATAGGGATCAAGATGGCAATCTGATATCTGCTGATGTTGTTGATATTTCAAATGAACATAATCTAGAAAAAATTACAGAGGAAAAG GTCATGAAATCTGGGGATTCTTTTGTCCTGAAAGAAAATCCTGACATACGATTAGTTGCTCGCGCTTACAAAATGAGTAAAAGTAGGGGAAACGTTGTTAACCCTGATGATGTTATTGCAGAGTACGGTGCAGATTCTCTTCGTTTATATGAAATGTTCATGGGACCATTGAG AGACTCAAAAACATGGAGTACTAGCGGCATTGAAGGTGTATATCGGTTTTTAGGAAGAACTTGGAGGCTGATTGTTGGTTCACCGTTGTCGGATGGAACATTTAAGGAAAGAACCATATCAGTTGATGAGGAGCCTACCATAGACCAACTTCGTACTCTTCATAAATGCATTGCTAAG GTGACAGAGGAAATTGAAGGCACAAGGTTCAACACCGGAATTTCGGCAATGATGGAGTTCCTTAATGCGGCATATAAG GCATTTGTTTTCTTGGCATTATATTTTCAGTGGGATAAACATCCAAGGTCAATCATTGAGGCATTTGTTTTACTGCTTTCACCCTATGCACCGCACATGGCCGAGGAGCTGTGGTCTAGGCTTGGCCACACAAAATCCTTAGCCTATGAGCCTTTCCCTGAG GCAAATCCTGCTTACCTGAAGGACTCAACGATAGTACTACCGGTTCAGATTAATGGCAAGACGAGGGGTACCATTCAAGTGGAAGAAACATGTTCAGAGGAGGAAGCTTTTGGGTTAGCATGTAGGGATGAAAAGCTATCCAAGTATTTAGATGGTCAATCTGTTAGAAAAAGAATATACGTTCCTGGCAAGATATTGAACGTTGTTTTGGACCGGAAAAACACAAAGGTTGCTGTCCAGTAG